A single window of Culicoides brevitarsis isolate CSIRO-B50_1 chromosome 3, AGI_CSIRO_Cbre_v1, whole genome shotgun sequence DNA harbors:
- the LOC134834350 gene encoding retinal-specific phospholipid-transporting ATPase ABCA4 codes for MRLFGVKYNGTHVKALLRKDYLVRKRQPWMTLVQYIWPCVIFLALYILRNRFKAYTVEECQFPTRQLPSPNNLLPFFQSYICSIENKCFSPKEYKEVPDYEDAPVTPVLNIVQTFLNEEKLYKAVINLPIEKNIIGTVISVVTHPQFKYIESNGMRLGKLLPEVEKIIGANFDPDNLFSDSSTFSNFGKILCHHPFPRGDSIRFVNNVLNSEDYNGADKREINALPTDYCKQLYMDVTNSNYGKITWSHIKPIIQGKILYGPDNDHTREIIQLANQTFSDMARLKVFLKSIDTTFDLLKNDEEFKAKFNSLIRLANNDLIKKLAGDAFNPEAIEQTLNGILNDKRISSTVRVISNLFDCYSVDRFIPVASETALEDKAFQLSDDKLLYAGIYFNENAKTNETSYKIRMNIDDTPVTSEVRNRFWFPGPEGNMALDLRYHRGFAQIQQSVDMAIIKVQKEKKKKHSGDALDPVFESWDNEYASSTPSGAFPKVNFDDEDDDGFDEFDSDTSAGDKDVKVSIGLGNGGDDDGFGSFEDDSDEETTKKVEVSSTTNRVSTLAEVTTTIGPDQEASPTTTTPASTTKVEEDSFESFGEETGGTREKRQLGSLLDQFFPSGKKNFTPTLDDMKYYTKQFPYPKYEADDFKKGLYLAQAVQMSFFFALIVQIASSVRQRVWMKESGNITLMRTMGLVKSAEIISWLLTSILELAIIMFLVLLILYVGGILVTSSKLFMYVFLMAFGCCVVSFCFMCSTFFSSASIGTVASVIFFLITFMPYILIISLGATLQATSKFIASLFASTAFCYAWRFIMRTELQQKDLGFGNAFDGDITENDFKFGFFMILLDTLIYAAIGAICEKFLYDDNNFYEVTRKNIDKNHGAELTNVTKIYDGTNKKAVDNVSLILERDQVTALLGRNGAGKSTMIKMLTGQLQPTDGNVVLPPNYDLITGNKNNQEKIGLCAQNNILIPNLTAKEHLELYAKIKMRSGFNSEIKKTLTNLKFGKYKSYSAQELSGGYKRRLCIAIAFIASPNLVILDEPCSGVDTKARKNIWDLIELLRKGRAVVLATHFMDEAEQLADKIVIVNQGKIVSETTLDTLKHEFTKFFELNIEFQGMNERDKTLICDNIRNSIKEKIPGAHVSNSSSNIYSLNVPYKDSKQDYYDFETIIKSLERLQNQKKIHSFNITTKNLSDIFNKYNEYEMNGNGNHEINGNSDNMHEIPIKDVEDEAEISTKTIVLSLFWKRMIHFMRNYRMLLCILVLPVVFECIAMIFLIIRPPGEFDTALELSKNLYPRSTEFYSFEESSDPNDTFVPYAKRIYGDLVEHCSGSCEIFKDSRETFDWLLKTNDEYIERRYGGISVNRSNLAIWYNNKGYHAMASYMSVLNNAILRRELNDSSYSIKTVNHPLKLGDDGLSFTSVLTQVADAGVSLIILIAFSLVLAGASVYIVSERLNGEKLQQKLCGVSFHTYWGVTFFWDFILYGLAVIAAVIVFLIFNLPLYVDRDQLPGIVLLLFLYGFATIPMVHIVEKLFTDASFANMTIFCMNVIVALVTLAVIILMDVLMETDEDEEWRNFMNRAFLVFPQHALADGLLEICKNYITSKVFERYYINTYKSPVASDLLLPHFAALITIGVVCLFINYVIESKLVEKMFTKNESSADETPASSELEFISIQNTMKRFDSYDMARQNCALNVVNVHKRYRGHSDFAVKNVSFHVKDGECFGLLGANGAGKSTLFGILSGQILQTSGYVKVRTEKGISYCPQTNALDPLLTVEEVIRFYGRLRKVRDLQELTNRTLTSLHLTQYKNVLVKNLSGGNRRKLSVAVTCFGNTNVVLMDEPTSDMDPITRSLVYKIIKELIKNNRAVILTSHSISEIETICDRIAVLKDGRVLSTGTPRQLKDNYGNSYVVTIFSNDPNSSNVDIDIPTEFPTATNVVKQSHSTTFIVKVKFNDDEIENGDIANTQYHDSEDKVLLSDLFAKLNVLKSSKNILYTVSECLLDRIFDSILESDVKTSRKTGFMNHAYNGTSETRT; via the exons atGCGGCTTTTCGGAGTCAAATATAACGGGACGCATGTCAAGGCGTTGCTGAGGAAGGATTATCTCGTCAGGAAACGTCAACCGTGGATGACACTTGTGCAGTATATTTGGCCATGTGTGATATTTCTTGCCTTGTATATTTTGAGGAATCGTTTTAAGGCTTACACAGTGGAGGAATGTCAATTTCCGACGAGGCAGTTGCCGTCGCCGAATAACTTGCTGCCATTTTTCCAATCGTACATTTGTTCCATAGAAAATAAGTGTTTTAGTCCTAAGGAGTATAAGGAAGTGCCGGATTATGAGGATGCAcc TGTGACGCCCGTGCTGAACATCGTGCAAACATTCCTGAACGAGGAGAAGCTCTACAAAGCCGTCATTAACTTGCCAATCGAGAAAAATATCATCGGGACCGTGATTTCGGTTGTCACGCATCCACAATTCAAATATATCGAAAGCAATGGCATGCGACTCGGAAAACTTTTGCCGGAAGTCGAGAAAATTATTGGCGCCAATTTCGATCCGGACAATTTGTTTTCGGATTCGAGCACTTTTTCGAACTTTGGCAAGATTTTGTGTCATCATCCGTTCCCGCGAGGCGACAGTATTCGGTTTGTCAACAACGTGCTCAACTCTGAAGACTACAATGGAGCTGATAAACGGGAAATTAATGCTTTGccaa CTGATTATTGCAAGCAGTTGTATATGGACGTGACAAACTCAAATTATGGGAAAATCACATGGTCCCATATAAAGCCCATTATTCAAGGGAAGATTTTGTATGGACCTGATAATGATCACACACGTGAGATAATTCAACTT gcaAATCAAACATTTTCCGACATGGCCCGTCTCAAAGTCTTCCTGAAAAGCATCGACACGACTTTCGATCTCCTCAAAAACGATGAAGAGTTCAAAGCAAAGTTCAACTCTCTCATCCGGCTGGCAAATAACgatctcatcaaaaaattagcgGGCGACGCTTTCAATCCGGAAGCCATCGAACAAACGCTCAACGGAATTTTGAACGACAAACGAATCTCGAGCACAGTTCGggtcatttcaaatttattcgattGTTATTCCGTCGATCGATTTATCCCAGTTGCGTCGGAAACAGCTTTGGAGGATAAGGCTTTCCAGCTGAGTGACGACAAACTTTTGTATGCTGGGATTTATTTCAACGAAAATGCCAAAACGAACGAGACTTCGTACAAAATTCGCATGAATATTGATGACACTCCCGTGACGTCAGAAGTGCGAAATCGCTTTTGGTTCCCGGGACCCGAAGGAAATATGGCGCTTGACCTTCGCTACCATCGTGGATTCGCCCAAATTCAACAAAGTGTCGATATGGCGATCATTAAAGtgcaaaaagagaaaaaaaagaagcacaGCGGTGACGCACTTGATCCCGTTTTTGAGTCATGGGACAACGAATATGCCTCGAGCACCCCATCTGGAGCCTTTCCAAAGGTAAATTTCGATGATGAGGACGATGATGGGTTTGATGAGTTCGATAGTGATACAAGTGCGGGCGATAAAGATGTCAAAGTATCGATTGGACTTGGAAATGgcggcgacgacgacggatTTGGGAGCTTTGAAGATGATTCTGATGAAGAAACGACCAAAAAAGTCGAAGTCAGTAGCACAACAAATCGTGTGAGCACTTTGGCGGAAGTAACGACGACAATTGGACCGGATCAGGAAGCAAGTCCAACGACAACGACTCCTGCAAGCACGACAAAAGTCGAAGAGGATAGTTTTGAATCGTTTGGCGAGGAAACTGGGGGCACGAGAGAAAAACGCCAACTTGGTTCTTTGTTGGATCAATTCTTCCCAAGCGGTAAAAAGAACTTTACGCCGACTTTGGATGACATGAAATATTATACGAAGCAGTTTCCGTATCCGAAATATGAGGCAGATGA cttCAAAAAGGGACTTTACCTTGCCCAAGCAGTACAAATGTCCTTCTTCTTCGCGTTAATCGTACAAATAGCATCGTCCGTACGTCAACGAGTTTGGATGAAAGAATCCGGCAACATCACCCTCATGCGTACAATGGGCCTTGTCAAATCAGCCGAGATCATTTCGTGGCTTCTCACATCAATTCTCGAGTTAGCGATCATCATGTTTTTAGTTCTCTTAATTTTATACGTTGGCGGCATCCTCGTCACTTCCTCAAAGTTGTTCATGTATGTCTTTCTCATGGCGTTCGGATGTTGCGTCGTCAGTTTTTG tttcatgtGTTCGACATTTTTCTCCTCGGCGAGCATCGGAACAGTCGCATCTGTGATATTTTTCCTCATAACTTTCATGCCGTACATTTTGATCATCTCCCTGGGCGCCACATTACAAGCCACGAGCAAATTTATCGCAAGTTTATTCGCTTCAACGGCCTTTTGTTATGCCTGGCGCTTCATAATGCGCACGGAATTGCAACAAAAAGACCTCGGATTCGGAAATGCCTTTGACGGCGACATCACAGAAAACGATTTCAAGTTtggatttttcatgattttgctTGATACGTTAATTTATGCCGCTATCGGGGcaatttgtgagaaatttttgtacg aCGATAATAACTTTTATGAAGTGACCCGCAAGAACATCGACAAGAATCACGGTGCGGAACTAACGAACGTgacgaaaatttatgatggcACGAACAAGAAAGCGGTCGATAATGTCTCGTTAATACTGGAACGTGATCAAGTAACGGCTTTGCTCGGGCGAAATGGCGCCGGAAAGTCCACGATGAt aaaaatgttaaCGGGACAATTACAACCCACGGATGGAAATGTTGTCCTTCCCCCGAACTACGATCTCATCACCGGCAACAAAAATAACCAAGAAAAGATCGGATTGTGTGCtcaaaacaacattttaataCCAAATCTCACTGCAAAAGAGCATCTTGAGCTTTATGCGAAGATAAAAATGCGCAGCGGCTTCAACTCGGAAATCAAAAAAACCCTCACGAACCTCAAATTTGGCAAATACAAGAGTTACAGTGCCCAAGAACTGTCCGGCGGCTACAAGAGACGCCTTTGTATCGCAATAGCTTTCATCGCGTCGCCAAATTTGGTGATTTTAGACGAGCCCTGTTCCGGCGTCGACACGAAAGCCCGCAAAAATATCTGGGATCTCATCGAATTATTGCGAAAGGGGCGTGCTGTTGTGCTTGCCACGCATTTTATGGACGAAGCGGAGCAACTTGCCGATAAAATTGTGATTGTCAATCAGGGTAAAATTGTCTCCGAAACGACTTTGGATACGTTAAAACAtgaatttacgaaatttttcgagCTAAATATCGAGTTTCAAGGCATGAATGAACGCGATAAGACCCTAATTTGTGATAATATTCGCAATAGtatcaaggaaaaaattccCGGAGCGCATGTTTCGAACTCTTCTTCGAACATTTACTCGTTAAATGTCCCCTACAAAGACTCTAAACAGGATTATTACGACTTTGAGACGATCATCAAGTCGTTGGAACGGCTTCAGAACCAGAAGAAAATCCATTCGTTCAATATAACAACCAAAAATTTGAGTGACATCTTCAACAAGTACAACGAATATGAGATGAACGGCAATGGAAATCACGAAATTAACGGAAATTCCGACAATATGCACGAAATCCCGATCAAAGATGTCGAGGACGAAGCGGAAATTAGCACAAAAACGATCGTTTTGTCGCTTTTCTGGAAGCGAATGATTCATTTTATGCGAAATTATCGCATGTTGTTGTGCATTTTGGTGCTGCCAGTCGTTTTTGAGTGCATCgccatgatttttttgatcatcagACCACCGGGAGAGTTCGACACGGCATTAgaattatccaaaaatttgtATCCGCGAAGTACGGAGTTTTACAGCTTCGAAGAATCGTCGGATCCGAATGACACGTTTGTTCCGTATGCGAAGAGGATTTATGGGGATTTGGTTGAACATTGCAGCGGAAGTTGCGAAATCTTCAAAGACTCGAGGGAGACGTTTGATTGGCTGCTGAAGACGAATGATGAGTACATTGAGAGAAGATATGGCGGGATAAGTGTTAATCGGAGCAATTTGGCGATTTGGTATAATAACAAGGGGTATCATGCGATGGCGTCGTACATGAGTGTGTTGAATAATGCGATTTTGAGGAGAGAATTGAATGATTCGAGTTACTCGATTAAAACTGTGAATCATCCGTTGAAGTTGGGAGATGATGGATTGAGCTTTACTTCAgt attaactCAAGTAGCTGACGCCGGAGTGTCTTTAATTATCCTCATCGCCTTCAGTTTAGTGCTTGCTGGAGCTTCTGTCTACATCGTCAGTGAACGTTTGAACGgcgaaaaattacaacaaaagttATGCGGCGTCAGTTTCCACACATATTGGGGCGTCACGTTCTTTTGGGACTTCATT ttatATGGCTTAGCTGTCATCGCCGCTGTAATTGTCTTCCTGATTTTCAATCTTCCGTTGTACGTGGATCGAGATCAACTACCAGGAATTGTTCTTTTACTCTTTCTTTATGGATTTGCGACTATCCCAATGGTTCATATCGTCGAAAAATTGTTCACTGACGCCAGTTTCGCCaatatgacaattttttgcatgaatgtCATCGTTGCGCTTGTGACCTTGGCTGTTATTATTCTCATGGATGTCTTGATGGAAACGGACGAGGACGAAGAATGGCGAAATTTCATGAATCGAGCGTTTTTGGTGTTCCCGCAACACGCTTTGGCCGATGGATTGTtggaaatttgcaaaaattacatCACCTCGAAGGTTTTTGAGCGTTATTACATCAACACGTACAAAAGTCCCGTGGCTTCGGATTTGCTGCTGCCTCATTTTGCGGCATTAATTACCATCGGAGTCGTTTGTTTGTTCATCAATTATGTCATCGAGAGCAAATTAGTGGAAAAAATGTTCACGAAAAACGAAAGTTCGGCAGATGAGACTCCAGCATCGTCGGAACTCGAATTTATTTCGATCCAAAATACGATGAAACGCTTCGATTCGTACGACATGGCACGTCAAAATTGCGCCTTGAACGTCGTTAATGTGCATAAAAGGTATCGCGGGCACAGCGATTTTGCcgtgaaaaatgtttcgttcCACGTGAAGGATGGCGAATGTTTTGGGCTTTTGGGAGCGAATGGCGCCGGCAAATCCACactttttggcattttgtcGGGACAAATTCTCCAAACTTCGGGTTATGTCAAAGTTCGAACGGAAAAGGGAATTTCTTATTGTCCGCAAACGAATGCTTTGGACCCGTTACTGACGGTTGAGGAAGTAATTCGCTTCTATGGGCGCTTACGAAAAGTTCGTGACTTGCAGGAATTAACAAATCGCACACTGACGTCACTGCATCTTACgcagtacaaaaatgtgttggtcaaaaatttgagcgGAGGCAATCGAAGGAAACTTAGTGTGGCAGTTACGTGTTTCGGTAACACGAATGTCGTTTTGATGGATGAACCAACAAGt